The Corylus avellana chromosome ca11, CavTom2PMs-1.0 genome contains the following window.
CTTGAGGCTACCTTTTTGCCTCAGATAATCTCTGCAAATGTGAAGAAAGAATCGTTTTCCTCATATTAATGTGAAATCCTTAAAAGTTGGTCACACCAGGTAATGTGTTGGGACTTAGGAATCGAAAAATGTTGGAGAGGCTTTGGAGCTGATAGAAAATTGTTTGACTTGtacttatcttttttttatttttttttttataagtaatttcatatcattaataaagctgttttatgaaaataaattgtaaTAGAATCTAGTAAAAGCTGGCTATCTTCAATTCTAGGTTATAGCTgattaataatttaactttCTTTGCTAGACATTGAATCTTGTCTTAAATTATAAGCTGTTTGGTTTGCTCTTATTTCTttgcaagtttctctctctctctctctctcatacaaaGAATGGATGAAGTACTAGATGAAAGTTGACTGATATCTGcattttgtttctctcttttcattttgttgtaCTCTGGCAACATTTGGGGTATTGTGGAACATGttcatttttacttttgttatttcttttagatgaaattgatagtttttatttttgttcacaAAGCAATTAGGCATGCAATAGTCCATCACTGATATTATCCTATATAAACTTCTGTCTTAATGGCCCAGCTGAAACTGTCATATACAGAATATTCTACTACATCAACAGATCAGGAAATGGCCGTCTTACTCTTAGAGAGCTGAAACGAGGAAATCTGGTTGCTGCCATGCAACATGCAGATGAGGAAGACGACATTAATAAAGTCATGAGGTTTGTGTACCAGGGGATTTCTTTACATAAATTATTATGTCATGGTGACAAAACAATTCTAACATTAGTCTTGACCAAGTATAACCTGAGAAAGTTGCTTCATTATGTTTTCTCTGTCATTGCAGGGGCTAAACCTTTATTCATGAAATTATATTAGATTGACATACTACAGAAGTTTCCAAATAATTTGACTGGTTTACTTGATAGTTGATTTAAAACCTCAATTCAGAGTAGAATATATTAGTAACTCTTGTGTAGCTAAAAATacttcaaaaagattttttttttttaaaaaaaaaaactacaaaaacaaagaagtcACATTTGGCTttctttgtagatggcacaatcTGAATTTTAGGCTTGCATCGTTCATTTCTAATGAAAAATCATAATGTATGTGACTTATGTTGTCTCTGTTTTCCTACTTGATTTCAGGTTCTTCTCTTATGAACATTTTTATGTTGTATACTGCAAGTTTTGGGAGCTTGATTCAGACCATGACTTCTTGATAGACAAAGAGAACCTCATCAAATATGGTAACCATGCCCTTACCTACAGGATCGTTGATAGAATATTTTCACAGGTATTGTACTATAATGCTTTCTTGCAGACCTTTAGATGAAACTAAGTTATTCTGTGGAGTTTGACAGACATTTTCCCTAAAAGGTTTCCACATTGATTGTGCTTATGCTTGAAATCCATCTTAGGTTCCAAGGAAGTTTACCAGTAAGATTGAAGGGAAGATGGGTTATGAAGATTTTGTTTACTTCATGCTGTCAGAGGAAGATAAGTCATCTGAGCCCAGTCTAGAGTATTGGTATGttttgccttttttcttttattggtttTTCTTCCCTCTTTTTGCTAATTGGTATTAGCGTCTCTGAGTTACGGATATGTGATTCCCTTGGGCTTTGCATTTTTGCCATGGAAGAAGCCCTGATGCATTGATGCGCTACTCAGGAAATTTTTATCTGTAAAAAGACTATATTTGTTATTTCACATTTATCTTATATAGTTGTATTTTACAGGTTCAAATGTATAGATTTGGATAGCAACGGAGTTATTACCCCCAATGAAATGCAATTCTTTTATGAGGAGCAGCTCCATCGTATGGAATGCATGACCCTAGAACCTGTGCCATTTGAGGATATTTTGTGTCAAATTGTTGACATGATTGCACCTGAGGTCAAATATTACTTCTTACTGAATCTAGgatcattttctcatttttactTTTCAGAGATGACTTCACTGTTAGAGACACATTTTGCTTGCAGAGGGAAGATTATATTACACTACGTGACTTGAAGGGATGCAAACTTTCAGGAAATGTTTTCAATATTCTTTTCAATCTTAATAAGTTCATGGCCTTTGAAAGTCGTGATCCATTTCTCATCCGTCAGGTAAATTAAACGTGACTGGTTTTCTTGGACATTGCTTGATTTCATGGGGATTGAATGGAGCTAGTTTATCTCTCTGGAATGACAACAGCCTCACTGCCATTTGTTGTTTGAGCAGGAACGTGAAGACCCGACTTTGACAGATTGGGACCGGTTTGCACATAGGGAGTATATTAGGCTTTCAATGGAAGAAGACGGTGAAGATGTCTCGAATGGAAGTGCAGAAGTGTGGGATGAGTCACTTGAAGCTCCTTTTTGAGGGCAACGAGGTCAGTTTCAGCTAGTTCCCTCGAGATAAAGTTTGCAAAACTGTGCAGTGCTAACATCTGAGCCTTACACCTAAGTTTCCTCCACACAATTGAACACATGGCACTGGTCCACTGGTGGAGTTTTCATTACCATATGGATGCCATTGAAAACACATCAtcaaaaaagaatagaaatcaTGGTTGGATGATATGGGACCATTTACTTCGATgaatatttttgcaatttacccccctccttacccaaagaaaaaaaaaaaaaaaacccaacaaaaaagaaagagagatgaaGAACATGCACCTTCAGCTGTGTATATATTGTCATAGGTTTAATAATTAACAGCCTGTTTGAAGCTTGAAGAGGATGATTAAAGTGAAaggagaatataaaaaaaacttaagcaTGGGACTTGATTTCTTAAGCATTGCGACTCTCCCATTGTTTTGGAGATCCAAATAGAAGTCATGGTTGGATGATATTGGACCATTTATTTTGATGAATCTGTTGGCTTCTGCTAATCACTAACCACCTGTTTGAATCATACATTCATTCTTAAGCAGCATGACTTAtggcctatttgagattgcgtttatgGACctcaaaagtgtgtttaacacccTAAAagctcgtttgaaaaaaaaaaaaaaaacacccatttggtaaaaaaaaaaattcaaagcgcTTTTGAaggtcaaaaagcctaaaaattgtcaaaacgcacttttgacaaaaacttaaaaatgaagcttttgccaaaaaacgtttttttacttaaaaactctatttctcaaacgcaatccagGTGAATTTACTATGAATTTTTATTacttaaaattttcaaacacGCCCTTACTGAACTTACTTGCCTTGTTTTGATGACAAAGCAAATGGTGCTCATAGAAATTGCTAGTACTTATACAAGTTCTTCCATAAAAAAAAGTATGCTTTGCTGTCAGCCTATCGCGTATGTTTCATTGTACTTAATCCCTTCCTGTCTCTACAGCTGCCTATATGCTTCCTTGAGTTTTAGGCCATGGAATGAAGAAACATTGTGGAGATACTCCTAGAATGAAAACTTACGAGGGGCTGCAAACTTTATCAGAGATAAACCTCAAGCGTGGGCATTTAGTTTTGGGACACACCTTGTCAAGCTGGCAAATATTGCTTGCCTTCATGAAATGATAGTCTGCTGCGGAGTACAAAATCGATTTGCTTCTTTGGAATGAAATGGTTAGTCATCACACGGGTAACAATGGATCATGCTATTGTTATTGAAGAACTCATGTTGTTTCCAAGGAATTAGCTCCATTGCTGGTTGCGTTCTATCTTGCCTTTACTCTTTCTTTGGGCATAGATGGCTGCTTGAAGCTTCTAGTGGTTCGTCATGTTGCTCGGATGCTCTATATTGGTCCCTCTTCCCCTTCACCCTGCTCCCTAGCTTCTATACCTTGTTAATATGCTTATTggatttttgttgaaaaagggAATTTTTAACACGAAATTGTAGAAAGTGCAATAGCATAGAACGGTTTTTGGTTGGAATTGTTGAAAGATTTTCCATGTTAGTTTCTTCCTATATTCTGCGCAACCCGGCAAAGCCCTAGTCAAGTATATTGTGTTTAGCATTCTTGTGATGATACCATGTCCATTGATGATGTTTACCAACTTTAAAAATTGTTTGTCAGTGCTCACTCTGCTTCAAAGGAACAATCAAAATTGGTTGAAATTGCTGTTTTCGTTCCTTTCTTGCTTTCGTCTGGAAACCCTAAAGATGAAACGAGAGAAATGTTTACTGTTCTGGGAGATTGTTTACTAGAATGCAAGTGCAACAACAATTGATTTTGCATGCATGGTGATACGGCTAAAAtgtatttcaaattttttgatcACTTGCTGAGAAAGTTGTCCCGAGCAAATAGCATTCCTTGTAAATCTGAAATCATGGAGGCAATAATAGCTTTGGATTGTGTTGTTTCAGATAACGTGAGATATGCTATATAAtacatttttatcctacttTGCTAGTGTGGCCCTGTCAAGGCTGTCATACAAGTATGCAACCCTTAATCAgccattatttatttaattgttttttttttttaaaaaaatttttttttttttaaaaaagaaggctaattgacaatatcacATTTTAGTCGGATAAAAGCGTGAGCGATCGAATGATATTCACTCTTAAGAGTTCAGAATTAAATTCTCTTGCTCTAAAGACACGTTAGTTTAATATACTAGGTTTAAAGAATTTTCTCTAGTCTTATATGGAGGAATACtttcccaaaaccaaaaaataaaataaaataaagagccTTTGATCGCTTCAAATCTTTCGTGCACACTCAAAACGCCATGGCAAAGATCAAGGACAAGGAAAGATCTTCATGAAAAGTTTCTACTCAATGGTTTCACAATAATGTTGAAACATAAACACCAGGTGATTGGTTCCAACTATTAATTAAAACATCTatgaaaacaaaccaaaaagttaattctaaataaatagCATGGGTAATAAAACGGCAACAAGATAGAATCTGTATAAGATGAACCATCTTAGGCAGCACTCTCCTTTTTGAGTTTTGCAAGCTCCTGCCTGACAAGTCCGCTTTTCTGCACATACACAATAAtagagtattaaaaaaaatcataatggCCAAAGAAGTTGGAAGACGATAATTAAATTCTATAATCTCAAGTAAATCAAGTTGGCTCATGAAAAATGATCTTGGGAGCTCATTATCCATCAAGCATTAGATGGAAGCAACCGTCCACCAGAGTCTTAAATCGTTTCTACCAAGGAAAACTGCCACAAAATGTGAAATTATATAGTCATGATGAACAAACCTTCTTTATCAGCTCTCTAATTAAGGGGCCATCTTATCAATCTAATTATTAGGTTTATCACCGCATCAACTTTTTATGAGCTTCTAAATGTGAAATACGTGTACTCCATTAAAGAGATTAAAGCAACTCTTTACACCCATTTATCACACTCGCTGACGTGGCATGTTTAAGTAGCTGAAATGGTTAACCGCTTAAAACATGATATGTCTGCCAGAGTAAAACAGGTGCAAAGAGTAACATTGCTCATTAAAGAATCATGGGTAGGTCCTACATTGCCTCCAAACTCTTATTAGGCACATGATGCCTGATGAATAGTGTCAAATGTGGTGTGTGTATTTGCTCAATTCTGACCGAAACTAAATCCCAAACTATCAAAGGTGCAATGATAACATTCCCTATTTCTCAAAGCCACACAATCATAAAATAAGGCATAGAGCAAGGACAAATATTTGAACAATTGCAAACCTTGATTTTTGCCAACATTAGCTTGAACCTATCAAAATCAGTAAGTGAGGCCCTTCTCTTCTGCACAATCAACTTCCTTCCCCAGGAACTGTTCTCCCATTTGTTCTTCACATCTGTCATCAAAAAATAAGAGATCAATTTCAGAAACAAGCAAAATGGGCAAAAAAATGACATCTTAATTAACACTCACCAGCAGCCTCCATGGCCTCAATCAAAGTCTTCTTCTTTGGAACCCTCTTGATGTCAATCTTAAAGTCAGTGAGGGAAAGCCTCTTTAAGTTGATTTTGGTCCTTACCATATCAGGGTTATCAACAAGAGCCTGTAGCATAAAAAGATGCTAAGAATGCTAATTTGTACAACTTTGGTGGTAGTGACTAGTGAATACTTTTAATGACCAAGGTTTCTCAATTGTATTATAACAACAGGATGGGTGATCGAATGCCAAAGGTTCTATGAGAAAAAAAGGGTTGATTGACAAAGcaaatttttaacaattatCATCTATTGTGATGGAAAAATTACACCAAAAACCAAGCAAATAGCAAACAAAATCTACTACCAATCTTCCAGGCTTCCTCAAAAAGAGAGACATGACTTTGATGCTCAAATGAAAGCACCCAGCCAAATCAGAAAACAGCATGCATTACACATTTTTTGAGGTCAGGCATCCCTACCTAAAGAGATGCACTTCGAAGCACGTAAGACTACAACCCACTTTcccaccacccaaaaaaaaaacgacaaaAACACATACACAAGAGGAGAGTAGACCAAAGCACCTGAAAGCTGTACAAAACGGTTACACCTGTCTATGCATGTATTAGGCATAATTGCAAGATGTAAGGTGCTATGAATCAAAGAAGCCTAATAATCTATCAGATAGATACATCCAACACCTTTGGTCAAATAAGATGAAAGCTGCCCTCACTCCACCCCACCCTAGGTCTTTTCTTTCAGCAGTGGTAATGTGTGAGCGCATGCAgttcttatttgttttggtGCCTTGGGACTCAGCATCCAACacttcaaaagtttaaaaatatgtgCTATATATGCATGCGTCTTAAAGTAGCCCAAAGGGAGATAAACAAAGAGTAGACACGATAAAATGCATCAGATTGACCAAGGCACATTTTTGAACGTCTAATATACGAGGGGGAGAGGGGAAGCCATCATAGAAAACCAGTCAGATCCAACTTTGAAAAGGTGCCATCAATTCCAGCACTGCCTCATCAACAACAATGTCAACAATGGAtttgtaacaaaaaaatatattaatggGCTTATCATTATTCCAGTGAGTATCAACCGTGCTCTTAGAATCTTGCATTTTATGTAACATTCCAAGATCCAAATTCTAATTCCCCCAACTTTCCCCCAAAGAAAACACAACGCACACACATTCAAAATCCCCACACTAACCAGATTACCCCAAAAAAGTTGAAGTATCTCTTTATCtttcaaagcaaacaaaatGATCACATTTTGCAGTAACCCagctaacaaaacaaaaatatttacaaaccCCTTTATCATTGCAACATAAAATTTGAACCAGAACATAGAGCTAAACGACTAATTAAGTAAGTGCAATCATAAATCTGAAACAATGCATACCCAATTTTGGTCGATAACATCCACAATCACAACAAGTCTTCCATACTCCTTCCCGTAGTTCACAAGCGCCACTCTTCCAATCTCCACGTACCTCTGGaacacaaaccaaaaaaaaaaaaaaaccattcttTAACGctttaagaaaatatcaaaaaccaTAATACATTGAATAGGGCGCGCCACTCACAGCACATATATCCAACAAGTTTAGCAAAACTATAAACAACATTTTGAAAAAGAATCAGCTAAGAGCTATATGAAAAGTAAAGGGCTTTATGCTCTATTTgtttcagaaaagaaaaaaaaaaaaaaaagagtttgattaAGAACAAAATTGTATGACAAATATAAAGTTATTATTGTTTAAGTTTCTGACTTTTTTCCTGGGTTTTCTTGAAAAACAAACAGAGGGTTATGAGGACATACCATTTTGATTCTGGGATCCGAAGGAGTTCGGTGGAGGAGTGTGGAACGAAGTGGGAGGCAGGAGGAGAGCTAGGGTTTGCGAGGACAAAGAAATAGCGGGTTTTGGTGTTGGGTTTGGATATGGTGTGCTCAAACCTATGTGGAGTTGGCAACGTTTCTGGATTTCATTGGATGGAAtcggattattattattattattattattatttaagtttttgcatTCGTGTCCCCATACTTTTATGTTTTTACTGGGTTTTGCATATCTCACTCCATatactctctctttttttttttctttatttcttttttttttaagtccctACTATGAGGTCCATCTTGATAACACAATTTTTGCAGTCTTcaattactatgtgacacatcatcaatttaagaaaaatacaaaaaataaaagtgagaacaatcacaccaaatcaaagaagaaaaaaaaaggtagccGGCAAGACCGCCGTGGGTTTGGCCGGAGGTGAACgcctcaaaacccatttctaatgcctcaaaacttttttttttttttattcaaaactaaaatctagagATGAGAGGTTAACCCTTTGGAagttttatcaccctaaaatttagtgtattttggtctaacttatttttatgtactttttatgtttttgcttatatgTCACTTATTAATTGGGGGATAAAAAATGGGTATTATCAGGATGgtcctgatatatatatatatatNNNNNNNNNNNNNNNNNNNNNNNNNNNNNNNNNNNNNNNNNNNNNNNNNNNNNNNNNNNNNNNNNNNNNNNNNNNNNNNNNNNNNNNNNNNNNNNNNNNNNNNNNNNNNNNNNNNNNNNNNNNNNNNNNNNNNNNNNNNNNNNNNNNNNNNNNNNNNNNNNNNNNNNNNNNNNNNNNNNNNNNNNNNNNNNNNNNNNNNNNNNNNNNNNNNNNNNNNNNNNNNNNNNNNNNNNNNNNNNNNNNNNNNNNNNNNNNNNNNNNNNNNNNNNNNNNNNNNNNNNNNNNNNNNNNNNNNNNNNttttcttttccctttctttaaaagttaaataagGGACATATAACATATTCCATCTTTATTGAAAAGATAAAGGATTTCTTACCAAGAGTCTGTAATATTGTGTTAAAGAgtttagaaaacatttttagtatataaaaacaaacaaaaaatttgattcatttggtaaaaaaactcaaaattacttatttgaccttctgcttttttttttttcttttttttttttttttaaaaaaaggctcAAACCTACTTTTgattaaagaagaaagaagctaTCCATGCCTAAGCAACTCCAAGGACAAAAACCATTTTGGAGAGAGTTTTTAACCAAATGAAATGACCAAAGATGCCTTTAGGTtggagtaatattatatacaatatttttatttcacaattattttataatgctagtatttacaattttaaccaatatttttgattttttttaataaaaattaatttaaactgTCACATCAATTAATCTAGGCCAAATcccttttacccaaaaaaaaaaaaaaaaaaaaaaaaaaaaaggaatagaagTTGAGAGAAATGCTGGGTGGTTTCCaaagttttttgctttttctaaGAGCTGATGTGGCAGGGATGACTGGACCCAGCCACGTAAGCCCAATAGGACACTGGTGGGATGCCGGTGTTGCACTCTTGCCGCATTATTCTCGAGTCCCATTCggtcccatctctctctctctcgcctagaTTTACTGTCGAAGAACCTTCATGGAACGACTTTTGTAACATCTGCGATTCCTATTCTAATCTTTCAGAGTTCGAGTGAAGAAGGTACAGAGAACCAGCTTCAGTGATATCTCAATTTTGATTTCTCTTGGCTTTGGTCTACTGTGATAGAATTTTTGATTCAAAATGCTGGTGGGTTTTCGATGACTtcaaaagatatttgatttttaaatacCATGATTAAAATGCTAATAAGATGtataatttttactgttatCAATGACATATATTTGATATCAAAATCCGAGGATACGAATTTTTGATAATTCATCGTAAGAGATGCCATTGACAGCATGTTTGGTGTTTTTGGTGGTATTTTGAGTTTGGTTTTTATTTGATGGGCAAGGGAGAATTAAACTGAATATCCAGCAAATTCATCAAACAATTTAGATGGTTGGTTGTGAAGGATTGGGAGGGATTCTTATGAAGAAAGATGGGACTAGTGAGTTGGATATGTTCTATCCAATTAGATCAGAATGCCACGCTGACATCCCGAAGACCCGTTTTAAGTTGAGGGtatcttctctttctcttcattttGGTCACTTACTGATTTCGTTCCTTTTATATTGTCCGAATTCATTGCTTGTCTCTATGAGTGGAAGAGTCTTTTAGCTATCccttatgtattttttttttttttttcttacatggGG
Protein-coding sequences here:
- the LOC132165434 gene encoding large ribosomal subunit protein eL14z-like; this encodes MRYVEIGRVALVNYGKEYGRLVVIVDVIDQNWALVDNPDMVRTKINLKRLSLTDFKIDIKRVPKKKTLIEAMEAADVKNKWENSSWGRKLIVQKRRASLTDFDRFKLMLAKIKKSGLVRQELAKLKKESAA
- the LOC132165427 gene encoding serine/threonine protein phosphatase 2A regulatory subunit B''alpha-like → MDIDVVVEDVMSLDPELLQLPEVSPVAFKASPQIAEDLFSQWLSLSETGRLVKSLVDDAKTGASFNALGNSFNVNAAGSTSLPSMFPAGSAPPLSPRSSSGSPRVSKQRTSPSSLSSPLKLVSEPMREIIPQFYFQNGRPPPKELKEQCLSRTDNLFNSHMDGLQIHEFKLVMKEICKLPSFFSSALFRKIDMECTGIVNRDAFIKYWIDGNILTMDTETKIFEILRQPGCKYLTQIDFKPVLLELLSTHPGLEFLQSTPEFQERYAETVIYRIFYYINRSGNGRLTLRELKRGNLVAAMQHADEEDDINKVMRFFSYEHFYVVYCKFWELDSDHDFLIDKENLIKYGNHALTYRIVDRIFSQVPRKFTSKIEGKMGYEDFVYFMLSEEDKSSEPSLEYWFKCIDLDSNGVITPNEMQFFYEEQLHRMECMTLEPVPFEDILCQIVDMIAPEREDYITLRDLKGCKLSGNVFNILFNLNKFMAFESRDPFLIRQEREDPTLTDWDRFAHREYIRLSMEEDGEDVSNGSAEVWDESLEAPF